The following are encoded together in the Geobacter sulfurreducens PCA genome:
- the cbiQ gene encoding cobalt ECF transporter T component CbiQ, whose product MAPIESALRELNRLDLLAGGNSAVHRLDPRAKVFVTFAFIVAVVSLGRYELAALVPFAVFPVALAASAGLPATVILRKLLLVLPFAVVVGLFNPLLDRQPLLALGPLVISGGWISFLSIIVRSLLTVGAAVVLVAVTGFSGICMALERFGVPRPFVVQLLFLYRYLFVLADEGGRMVRARELRTFSGRGRGLKAYSALVGSLLLRTWDRAERIHMAMLSRGFNGQFHVRREIRPGRADWIFTAGWCALFVLFRLVNIPHLLGGLVTGGYP is encoded by the coding sequence ATGGCTCCCATTGAATCGGCACTCCGTGAGCTGAACCGGCTTGATCTTCTCGCTGGCGGAAACTCGGCCGTCCACCGGCTCGATCCCCGGGCAAAGGTGTTCGTCACCTTCGCGTTCATAGTTGCGGTCGTTTCCCTGGGGCGCTATGAGTTGGCGGCCCTTGTCCCCTTTGCGGTGTTTCCGGTGGCCCTGGCTGCCTCAGCCGGCCTGCCGGCAACGGTCATCCTCCGGAAACTGCTGCTGGTCCTCCCCTTTGCCGTGGTGGTGGGATTGTTCAACCCCCTGCTGGATCGGCAACCCCTGCTCGCCCTCGGCCCCCTGGTTATATCCGGGGGATGGATTTCATTTCTGTCCATTATCGTCCGGTCACTCCTCACGGTTGGTGCCGCAGTCGTACTCGTGGCTGTCACCGGGTTTTCGGGCATCTGCATGGCCCTGGAGCGGTTCGGGGTTCCCCGGCCGTTCGTGGTCCAGCTGCTGTTCCTCTATCGCTATCTCTTCGTTCTGGCAGACGAGGGGGGACGGATGGTCCGGGCACGGGAGCTGCGCACCTTTTCCGGTCGGGGGAGGGGGCTGAAGGCCTACTCCGCCCTGGTGGGCAGCCTGCTTCTGCGCACCTGGGACCGGGCCGAACGGATTCACATGGCCATGCTCTCGCGGGGCTTCAACGGGCAATTCCACGTGCGGCGCGAGATCCGTCCAGGCCGCGCCGATTGGATCTTCACAGCCGGCTGGTGTGCGCTTTTCGTGCTGTTCAGGCTGGTAAACATTCCCCACCTGCTGGGGGGGCTGGTAACGGGGGGATATCCATGA
- a CDS encoding energy-coupling factor ABC transporter ATP-binding protein — MSHHIVEVRDLCHCYPDGTEALRGITFRIHHGESVAVVGANGAGKSTLLLHLNGYLAPTRGDVRIGDTPVVRTTLPEVRRTVGMVFQDPDDQLFMPTVFDDVAFGPLNLGLPPAEVERRVADALEQVGVAHLHNKPPYRLSGGEKRRVAIATVLSMSPDILVLDEPTTGLDPYARRQIMGLLRDFKHTKIITSHDLDMVMELCERTIVLREGRVAADGPTRDIFGNDELLATCRLERPLSMQGCPVCGR; from the coding sequence ATGAGCCACCACATTGTCGAGGTCCGCGACCTCTGCCATTGCTACCCCGACGGTACGGAAGCCCTGCGCGGCATAACCTTCCGGATTCATCATGGTGAATCGGTGGCGGTGGTAGGGGCGAACGGGGCAGGGAAATCCACTCTGCTGCTTCACCTGAACGGGTATCTCGCCCCCACCCGGGGAGATGTGCGCATAGGCGATACGCCTGTGGTCCGCACGACGCTTCCCGAGGTGCGCCGGACTGTCGGCATGGTCTTCCAGGATCCCGATGACCAGCTCTTCATGCCGACGGTCTTTGACGATGTCGCCTTCGGTCCCCTCAATTTGGGGCTGCCGCCGGCGGAAGTCGAGCGTCGGGTCGCGGATGCCTTGGAACAGGTCGGTGTCGCACATCTTCACAATAAACCCCCCTACCGCTTGTCGGGAGGCGAGAAACGGCGCGTTGCCATTGCAACGGTGCTGTCCATGAGTCCCGATATTCTGGTGCTCGACGAGCCCACCACCGGTCTCGATCCCTATGCCCGCCGCCAGATCATGGGACTTCTGAGGGATTTCAAACACACGAAAATTATAACGTCCCACGATCTGGACATGGTTATGGAACTCTGCGAGCGGACCATTGTCCTGCGCGAGGGGAGGGTGGCGGCTGATGGTCCCACCCGCGATATCTTCGGCAACGATGAATTGCTGGCCACCTGCCGGTTGGAGCGTCCCCTGTCGATGCAGGGATGTCCGGTATGCGGCCGTTGA
- a CDS encoding alginate export family protein, with amino-acid sequence MKRIVIGIAAAFALCSASWAMGADDARTEPGTCRQIAELTRKYDSGRALPGDMAVDGRPCLRSEAADCLFGVLEKVLAKCRSEGKEALEPEERALILRLREELDAELESRHGYHTLRDEVEAMLAKPDLYDYEYRVGVNGFVRGEGAGSFRLPDFSQAPGHAEGRFLYRVKPYLFWHPVAWLDLHAEGQGYGFSGGSQDYGKISLYQGFAEILCPLRDGNSLKAGRQELVYGSSFMLGSDSFYKGLVYDAVRLRITPLAPLTVDIFGGWYASPWSDGTEGGLAGGYATWNISDGTGLEFYGFRDSGSAERHDGEHRNSFGVRATAKFGPVSCEVEPVWQTGRLFNGVDANESIRAWGGHADIMIDTDLGGIGNHFFAGAAYGSGSRDAALGVSGRKEFLNQATDSSLTGDMNVVGDLSGLDVGDYHASGLQIYTLGWGVDLTRDLSLTATGRYFLANYVPDGLSRRIGLETDFTLTYAISDALSIIAGYDRFFTGRFFSDASGSNDDIHYGYLMFQFDLSHTKPKKALGK; translated from the coding sequence ATGAAAAGGATAGTGATTGGCATTGCAGCTGCTTTTGCCCTTTGTTCTGCGTCATGGGCAATGGGGGCCGATGACGCGAGAACGGAGCCAGGCACCTGCCGCCAGATTGCGGAGTTGACCCGCAAGTACGACTCCGGCCGAGCGCTTCCGGGCGACATGGCCGTTGACGGGCGGCCGTGTCTCAGGAGTGAGGCTGCCGACTGCCTTTTCGGTGTCCTCGAAAAGGTGCTCGCGAAGTGTCGGTCAGAGGGAAAGGAAGCACTTGAGCCCGAAGAACGCGCCTTGATTCTCCGTCTCAGGGAAGAGCTCGACGCCGAGCTGGAGAGCCGGCACGGTTACCACACGCTGCGGGATGAAGTCGAAGCCATGCTCGCCAAGCCTGATCTGTACGATTATGAATACCGGGTTGGCGTGAATGGGTTCGTCAGAGGAGAAGGTGCCGGCTCTTTCCGGCTCCCTGACTTCAGCCAGGCCCCCGGACACGCTGAAGGACGTTTCCTCTATCGCGTCAAACCGTATCTTTTCTGGCATCCGGTGGCATGGCTCGATCTCCACGCCGAGGGGCAGGGGTACGGCTTCAGCGGGGGGAGCCAGGATTACGGCAAGATTTCTCTCTACCAGGGCTTTGCCGAGATCCTCTGCCCCCTCCGGGACGGGAATTCCCTCAAGGCCGGCCGTCAGGAGCTTGTCTACGGCAGCTCCTTCATGCTCGGGAGCGATTCGTTCTACAAGGGACTCGTCTATGATGCCGTGCGTTTGCGGATAACACCTCTGGCTCCGCTGACGGTCGACATCTTCGGCGGCTGGTATGCCTCTCCCTGGTCAGACGGCACAGAGGGAGGCCTCGCCGGCGGCTATGCCACATGGAACATCAGCGACGGTACCGGTCTGGAATTCTATGGATTTCGCGATAGCGGCTCCGCAGAACGTCATGACGGGGAACATCGGAATTCCTTCGGCGTCAGGGCCACGGCAAAGTTCGGTCCCGTCAGCTGCGAAGTAGAACCGGTCTGGCAAACGGGACGCCTGTTCAACGGTGTTGACGCCAACGAAAGCATCAGAGCCTGGGGTGGTCACGCCGATATCATGATTGACACTGACCTCGGAGGGATCGGCAACCATTTCTTTGCCGGCGCCGCCTATGGATCGGGCAGTCGTGATGCGGCCCTCGGTGTGAGCGGCAGGAAGGAATTTCTGAATCAGGCCACCGACTCGTCTCTCACTGGTGATATGAACGTTGTCGGGGATCTGTCGGGGCTGGATGTTGGCGATTATCACGCCAGCGGACTCCAGATTTACACACTCGGCTGGGGAGTCGATCTGACCAGGGATCTGAGCCTGACAGCCACCGGGCGCTATTTTCTGGCCAACTACGTACCCGACGGACTCAGTCGCCGGATCGGCCTGGAAACTGATTTCACCTTGACGTATGCAATTTCTGACGCGCTGTCGATCATTGCAGGCTACGACAGGTTCTTCACCGGCAGATTTTTCAGCGACGCATCGGGGAGCAACGACGATATCCACTACGGCTATCTCATGTTCCAGTTCGATCTGTCACACACCAAACCGAAGAAGGCACTCGGCAAGTGA
- a CDS encoding nitrous oxide reductase accessory protein NosL: MKMRYFTAAMLVVAGVFLASGQPAVAGHAHHGHDGAAESPVAAPADAVEYPDCVHCGMDRVKFAHSRMLIVYQDGEKVATCSIRCVALDLKTKKNKPVASFQVGDFTNGTLIDAEKAHWVIGGDRRGVMTKTPKWAFADKDAAEAFFARHGGTPATFAEALKAATDEL, encoded by the coding sequence ATGAAAATGAGATATTTCACAGCTGCCATGCTTGTTGTTGCGGGGGTTTTTCTTGCGTCCGGGCAGCCAGCGGTTGCCGGACATGCCCATCACGGGCACGACGGAGCCGCGGAGTCGCCGGTCGCCGCACCGGCCGATGCCGTGGAGTATCCCGATTGCGTCCACTGCGGCATGGACCGGGTGAAGTTCGCCCACAGCAGGATGCTGATCGTCTACCAGGACGGTGAAAAGGTGGCCACCTGTAGCATCCGTTGTGTCGCACTGGATCTGAAGACCAAGAAGAATAAGCCTGTCGCGTCGTTTCAGGTTGGCGATTTCACGAACGGTACGCTGATTGACGCCGAAAAAGCCCATTGGGTCATCGGCGGCGACCGGCGCGGAGTTATGACAAAGACACCCAAGTGGGCTTTTGCCGACAAGGATGCCGCAGAGGCATTCTTTGCCCGGCACGGCGGCACGCCCGCCACCTTTGCCGAGGCGCTCAAGGCGGCAACGGACGAGCTATAA
- a CDS encoding cytochrome P460 family protein, whose translation MKGIAWAIALLSVAAAATVHAAGASLPKGYEKWDMSKEKVIADKSSLFYGIHNIYVDKKAMAAYRKGGPYSEGSRFVVVQHTIKDVGGKPTKGRRSMIVLMTKDKKQTATGGWLFAGFTAEGKPSGVDTVKNCYECHLKEAGSRDLVISRYTDFR comes from the coding sequence ATGAAAGGCATTGCATGGGCGATCGCCCTCCTGTCGGTTGCGGCCGCGGCAACGGTGCACGCCGCCGGCGCGTCGTTGCCGAAGGGTTACGAGAAGTGGGACATGAGCAAGGAAAAGGTGATAGCCGACAAGAGTTCTCTGTTTTACGGCATTCACAACATTTACGTGGACAAAAAGGCCATGGCGGCCTATCGGAAGGGCGGTCCCTATTCCGAGGGAAGCCGGTTCGTGGTGGTCCAGCACACTATCAAGGATGTGGGGGGCAAGCCGACCAAAGGGAGGCGGAGCATGATCGTCCTCATGACCAAGGACAAGAAACAGACTGCAACCGGCGGCTGGCTCTTTGCAGGTTTTACGGCGGAAGGGAAACCCTCCGGCGTGGACACGGTCAAGAATTGCTACGAGTGTCATCTCAAGGAGGCCGGGAGTCGTGACCTGGTCATATCCCGGTACACTGATTTCAGATAG
- a CDS encoding PAS domain-containing protein, protein MVGSLVTYLKKCAASVLGAPYTLLCRLLPRITADLRYGSGYRALFEHAIDGIFIMDAEGHYLDVNPAICSAIGYTRDEFLALDWGVLSRGVDSGWAAASLARIVGGEPLREERTVWTRNGDQLTVELSAHLLPDGKILGIARDVSERKRMEESLRSTSEFLDTILDEAPLPIYITSVDGTLRLANNAWERETGIPRNAAVGRRLNELFPAAMCDQFSEINRRVVESNATAVQDEFLDFGAGVRVFHTIKFPLRDAAGGVVDVGGISIDITDRSKMEGELRAAHAAAVDSSRAKIDFLANMSHEIRTPMNGVIGTLELLRETDLDPRQREYAEIARESAESMLAVINMVLDYSKIESHQLVLEAVPFAIREAVERAVKPFRAVAARKGVMVAADVPPHVPETVVGDPVRFSQIVANLVGNAVKFTEQGAITVQLGAAAVDDCRIDVSCSVGDTGAGISPEKFDTIFDPFVQADGSTTRIHGGTGLGLAIVRRLVEAMDGVISVASEPGMGSTFSFRVRLRGAPDDIASPPPATGWAVAEKSVAVRPLSVLLVDDSAVSRKVVSLLLESDGHRVTFAGDGVEALAAIGREAFDLVLMDVQMPVMDGFEAMRAIRAGEAAGGARLPIIALTARALAGDRELCLEAGADDYLAKPVNFSELRRVISRHCCRESKPSALSAENRPDAAGATPPAGTFGELMDELGASVGDRDEDAVERCTRMLKRAASHLGRTRLVDEIFRLQLASRRGDWERADELLGVVAELLPTTAGACGPPEA, encoded by the coding sequence ATGGTCGGCAGTCTGGTAACTTATCTGAAAAAGTGCGCTGCATCGGTGCTGGGAGCACCGTACACGCTGCTTTGCCGACTGCTGCCCCGAATCACGGCGGACCTTCGCTACGGGTCCGGCTATCGAGCATTATTCGAGCACGCGATTGACGGCATCTTCATCATGGATGCTGAGGGACACTATCTTGACGTCAATCCCGCCATCTGTTCCGCAATCGGCTACACCAGGGATGAATTCCTTGCTCTGGATTGGGGCGTGCTCAGCAGGGGAGTCGATTCCGGGTGGGCCGCGGCATCGCTGGCGCGAATAGTCGGCGGTGAGCCCCTGCGGGAAGAGCGGACCGTCTGGACCCGCAACGGAGATCAGCTGACGGTGGAGCTTTCGGCGCACCTGCTGCCGGACGGCAAGATTCTCGGGATTGCGCGGGATGTCTCCGAACGGAAGCGGATGGAGGAGTCTCTGCGGTCCACCAGCGAATTCCTCGATACGATACTCGATGAGGCTCCGCTGCCGATCTACATTACATCCGTGGACGGAACGCTCCGGCTTGCCAACAATGCCTGGGAGCGCGAGACGGGCATCCCTCGCAACGCAGCCGTCGGTCGTCGCCTGAATGAACTATTCCCGGCTGCAATGTGTGACCAGTTCTCTGAAATCAATCGCCGCGTCGTCGAATCAAATGCCACCGCCGTCCAAGATGAATTCCTCGATTTCGGTGCGGGCGTGCGAGTGTTTCACACTATCAAGTTTCCCCTCAGGGACGCCGCCGGGGGAGTGGTCGATGTCGGTGGTATATCGATCGACATCACCGACCGTTCGAAGATGGAGGGCGAACTGAGGGCCGCCCATGCCGCCGCCGTTGACTCTTCCCGGGCCAAGATCGATTTTCTGGCTAACATGAGCCACGAGATCCGGACTCCCATGAACGGCGTGATCGGTACGCTGGAGCTCCTGAGGGAAACCGACCTGGACCCCAGGCAGCGTGAGTACGCCGAGATTGCCCGCGAGTCGGCGGAAAGCATGCTGGCGGTGATAAACATGGTCCTCGACTACTCGAAGATCGAATCACACCAGCTGGTACTCGAAGCGGTCCCCTTCGCCATCCGGGAGGCTGTCGAACGGGCCGTCAAACCGTTCAGGGCTGTTGCTGCGCGCAAGGGGGTTATGGTTGCGGCCGATGTGCCGCCTCACGTGCCGGAGACGGTGGTGGGTGATCCGGTTCGCTTCTCGCAAATCGTGGCAAACCTGGTGGGCAATGCCGTGAAGTTCACCGAACAGGGGGCAATTACCGTTCAGTTGGGAGCCGCCGCCGTCGACGACTGCCGGATTGACGTTTCCTGCTCCGTCGGCGATACCGGTGCCGGCATTTCTCCGGAAAAGTTCGACACGATCTTCGATCCGTTTGTTCAGGCCGACGGCTCCACCACCCGCATCCACGGGGGAACCGGCCTGGGCCTCGCCATCGTCCGCCGCCTGGTGGAGGCCATGGACGGGGTGATTTCCGTTGCGAGCGAACCCGGCATGGGGAGTACCTTTTCATTCCGGGTCCGTCTGCGTGGTGCGCCGGATGACATCGCCTCCCCGCCGCCTGCAACCGGCTGGGCGGTAGCGGAAAAATCTGTTGCGGTCCGGCCCCTGTCGGTGCTTCTGGTCGATGATAGCGCGGTCAGTCGCAAAGTTGTTTCTCTGCTGCTTGAAAGCGACGGCCACAGGGTTACCTTTGCCGGAGACGGCGTCGAGGCCCTGGCCGCGATCGGCCGGGAAGCTTTTGATCTCGTGTTGATGGATGTTCAAATGCCGGTGATGGACGGTTTTGAAGCCATGAGGGCCATCCGTGCGGGCGAAGCGGCCGGTGGGGCACGGCTTCCGATCATTGCCCTGACGGCCCGCGCCCTGGCAGGCGACCGGGAACTCTGCCTTGAGGCGGGAGCCGACGACTACCTGGCCAAGCCGGTTAACTTCAGTGAATTAAGGCGGGTCATCAGCCGGCATTGCTGCCGTGAGAGCAAGCCGTCCGCACTGTCTGCGGAGAACAGGCCGGATGCTGCCGGCGCGACTCCGCCGGCAGGGACGTTCGGTGAACTGATGGACGAACTGGGTGCGTCCGTGGGGGATCGGGACGAGGATGCGGTGGAGCGCTGCACGCGCATGCTGAAGCGGGCAGCCTCCCATCTCGGCAGGACCAGGCTCGTTGACGAAATATTTCGACTGCAGCTCGCCTCGCGGCGGGGAGATTGGGAACGGGCGGACGAGCTGCTCGGTGTTGTGGCTGAACTGCTTCCGACAACGGCGGGCGCATGCGGTCCGCCGGAGGCGTGA
- a CDS encoding response regulator → MKTLIVEDDFISRKIMKELLTSLGECDIATDGEEAVQAFRLALDEHRPYDLVCMDIMMPNMDGHEALEQIREIERGMGLNGAQEVKVIMTTALDDPKNVVEAFYRGGATSYLVKPITKQRLMKEIRSHGLL, encoded by the coding sequence ATGAAGACGCTTATTGTTGAGGACGATTTCATCTCGCGCAAAATCATGAAGGAGCTTCTCACCTCGCTCGGCGAGTGCGATATCGCCACCGACGGGGAGGAGGCGGTTCAGGCGTTCCGGCTGGCCCTTGATGAGCACCGCCCCTATGACCTCGTCTGCATGGATATCATGATGCCCAATATGGACGGCCACGAGGCACTGGAGCAGATCCGCGAGATCGAGCGGGGGATGGGGCTGAATGGAGCCCAGGAAGTCAAGGTCATTATGACCACTGCCCTGGACGACCCGAAGAACGTGGTGGAAGCATTCTATCGCGGCGGAGCCACCTCGTACCTGGTCAAGCCGATCACCAAACAACGGCTGATGAAAGAGATCAGGAGCCACGGTCTGCTCTGA
- a CDS encoding methyl-accepting chemotaxis protein has product MAFDLFRRFRQDGAEAGCPPGGAPSAVADDSLLRELQVWKSCLADAGDRLQQVTGSTEEEFLAVGARLHEFYSRAGDIERMTRGVAENVLGDEFGSDMKSLSAILDRIAAYLGQADSQTEQLTQTLRSVLELIDRVDTPLEGFRKIIKNLHMLSTAVKIESARLGEGAAGFNTLAEDVERLSVSIKEKSTRILGEKDSLGRVITDTLESISRIEASQREDVRRIISETGENLGALSTLHARCSDVANNVATLSAEIADSIGEVVTSLQFHDITRQQIEHVKEALEDVVRHLDNPGDNPQGDVAEAAEVCDLQLAQLLHSRDELVSAVERIILNLRDIVAKETRMSEETRGITGSADQTGHSFFARMEDEMASVSRVLTDNVRAKRDTASAMTLVVSSVNDISAFVTDIEEIGTEIELIALNSQVKAANTGDGGAALGVLAESIQHLSVDARTRTGDVSVTLREVTEVTGRLVMEVDADVSSGTDEIERLLVELKRLLDSVESINSRLLGLLADMDSAVGSLSTDIEAATSGLSVHNTAGALLDEVATALEETLRDMRRAVPAATRRGNGGKLLDLAQRYTMHSERTVHHRVVGGGTPAVATGATASPGDGLGDNVELF; this is encoded by the coding sequence GTGGCTTTCGACTTGTTTCGCAGGTTCAGGCAGGATGGGGCAGAGGCGGGATGTCCGCCGGGAGGAGCGCCGTCGGCTGTTGCGGACGACAGCCTGTTGCGGGAGTTACAGGTCTGGAAGTCGTGCCTTGCGGATGCTGGCGATCGGCTGCAGCAGGTCACCGGCTCGACCGAAGAAGAGTTTCTTGCCGTAGGCGCGAGGCTCCACGAGTTTTACAGCCGCGCGGGCGATATCGAGCGAATGACCCGCGGCGTGGCCGAGAACGTCCTCGGTGACGAGTTCGGCAGCGACATGAAGTCGCTTTCCGCAATTCTCGACCGAATTGCCGCCTATCTTGGCCAGGCCGACAGCCAGACCGAGCAACTGACCCAGACGCTCAGGTCGGTACTCGAACTGATCGACCGGGTTGACACCCCTCTGGAAGGATTCAGGAAGATCATCAAGAACCTCCACATGCTCAGCACCGCCGTCAAGATTGAAAGCGCACGGCTCGGCGAAGGGGCTGCAGGATTCAATACCCTCGCCGAGGATGTTGAGCGGCTGTCGGTTTCCATCAAGGAAAAGTCGACAAGGATTCTCGGAGAAAAGGACTCGCTCGGCCGGGTCATCACCGACACCCTTGAAAGCATCTCCCGCATCGAGGCGAGCCAGCGCGAGGATGTCCGCCGGATCATCTCCGAAACCGGAGAGAACCTGGGTGCGCTTAGCACGCTCCATGCCCGCTGTTCCGATGTGGCCAACAATGTGGCCACCCTGTCGGCCGAGATTGCCGACAGTATTGGCGAAGTGGTCACGTCCCTCCAGTTTCACGACATCACCCGTCAGCAGATCGAGCATGTCAAAGAAGCGCTGGAAGATGTCGTTCGCCATCTGGACAACCCCGGCGACAATCCCCAGGGAGATGTGGCCGAGGCGGCCGAGGTCTGCGACCTCCAACTGGCACAGCTCCTCCACTCGCGGGATGAGCTCGTGTCGGCGGTGGAGAGGATCATTCTCAACCTGCGCGACATCGTGGCTAAAGAAACGCGCATGTCCGAGGAAACCCGCGGCATTACCGGCAGCGCCGACCAGACGGGACATTCGTTCTTCGCCAGGATGGAAGATGAAATGGCCAGCGTCAGCCGGGTTCTCACCGATAATGTGCGCGCCAAGCGCGATACGGCTTCGGCCATGACGCTGGTGGTCAGTTCGGTGAATGACATTTCGGCCTTTGTGACCGACATTGAAGAGATTGGGACCGAGATCGAGCTGATAGCCCTCAACTCGCAGGTGAAAGCGGCTAATACCGGCGACGGTGGCGCAGCCCTCGGGGTTCTTGCCGAGTCGATCCAGCATTTGTCGGTGGATGCCCGCACCCGAACTGGAGACGTTTCGGTAACCCTGCGCGAGGTCACCGAGGTTACCGGCCGCCTCGTCATGGAAGTGGATGCCGACGTGAGCTCCGGAACCGACGAGATCGAACGCCTTCTGGTCGAGCTCAAGCGGCTGCTCGACTCGGTTGAGTCAATCAACAGCCGGTTGCTCGGACTGCTTGCGGATATGGACAGTGCGGTGGGAAGCCTTTCGACCGACATCGAGGCGGCCACCAGCGGTCTTTCGGTTCACAATACCGCCGGTGCCCTGCTCGACGAGGTGGCGACGGCGCTCGAGGAAACGCTGCGCGATATGCGCCGGGCGGTTCCCGCTGCGACCCGGCGAGGCAACGGCGGCAAGCTGCTGGACTTGGCCCAGCGGTATACCATGCACAGTGAGCGCACCGTCCATCACCGGGTGGTCGGAGGCGGAACCCCGGCGGTCGCGACAGGGGCGACCGCGTCCCCGGGCGACGGCCTCGGCGATAACGTGGAACTGTTCTAG
- a CDS encoding STAS domain-containing protein, with protein sequence MSGLTIERKHGGDSGERYVLGVGGDLTIPFAGEFRGALLEALDQAGSVEVDVSGVSAVDITGLQLLCSAHRAACTRQKGFFLTGRDNPVFAESVGLAGFERHVGCSRDVGKNCIWIGGDE encoded by the coding sequence ATGAGCGGACTGACGATTGAACGAAAGCACGGAGGGGATTCGGGTGAGCGGTACGTCCTCGGTGTCGGGGGTGACCTGACCATACCCTTTGCCGGAGAATTCAGAGGTGCCCTGCTTGAAGCCCTGGATCAGGCCGGCTCGGTGGAGGTAGACGTGAGCGGCGTGAGTGCCGTCGATATTACCGGCCTGCAACTGCTCTGCTCGGCCCATCGCGCCGCCTGTACGAGACAAAAGGGGTTTTTCCTCACGGGAAGGGATAACCCCGTTTTCGCGGAATCGGTCGGCCTCGCCGGATTCGAGCGGCATGTGGGCTGTTCGCGCGATGTCGGCAAGAACTGTATTTGGATTGGAGGAGATGAGTAA
- a CDS encoding response regulator yields MAKTIMTVDDSASVRQMVSFTLKQNGYDVVEAVDGKDALAKLAGTRVDMVITDLNMPNLDGIGLIKGVRANPTYRFTPIVMLTTESQESRKQEGKAAGATGWIVKPFKPEQLVAVVKKVLG; encoded by the coding sequence ATGGCAAAAACTATCATGACGGTTGACGATTCCGCCAGCGTACGCCAGATGGTGAGTTTCACCCTCAAACAGAACGGCTATGACGTGGTGGAGGCTGTCGACGGCAAGGATGCCCTTGCCAAGCTCGCCGGCACCAGGGTCGACATGGTGATCACCGACCTCAATATGCCGAACCTGGACGGTATCGGGCTTATCAAGGGGGTGAGGGCCAACCCCACCTACCGGTTCACTCCCATCGTCATGCTCACCACCGAATCCCAGGAAAGCCGAAAGCAGGAAGGCAAGGCCGCCGGTGCCACCGGCTGGATCGTCAAACCCTTCAAGCCTGAGCAGCTGGTGGCGGTGGTCAAGAAGGTGCTCGGCTAA